Sequence from the Halobaculum rubrum genome:
CCTCAAGCGGGAGGCCAACCGACTCGGGATCGCGACGGCCGACTGCGACGGCTGCGGCGGGACGGTTCGGCTCGGGCTGTTGCCGAGCCCGGAGTGCCCCCACTGCGGGAGCACGTTCGAGACGGTCGAGCCCAGCTCGGGCTTCTTCGGGTCGCCGTCGCTCACGGTCGGCTCGCGTCCCGCGCTGGAAGGCGAAACGATCGACGAACGGGAGTCGCAGGCGATCTTCGAGGAGGAGTAGATGGCCGACGATCCCGACGCCGACGGCGACGCTTCCGACGGGACGGACGCCGACACGGCTGAGTCGCCGCGCGTGCGGAATCCGTTCTCCCGGACCGACACGACGGACGACGATCGGGACTTGGCCGACGGCCGCGAGGCGGGCGACGCAAGCGAGATGGCCGACGTGGGCGACGCGGACGACGAGGCCGCCGACCGTCCCGGCGACGCCCCGCTGGGCGATCTCGCCGGGCGTGTCGGCGAGCGCGTCCGGGATCGCGACATGCGCGACGACCACGACCCGTTCGAGGAGGTCGACGTCGGCGACATCGACACCGATAAACTGTGGGAATCGCTCGGCGCCGGGGAGGCCGACCCGTCGGAGGCGGACGGCATCGGACAGTACGACCCGCCCGAGGCCGCGGCCCGGCGCGTCGAGGAGCCCGAATCACGCGATACCCGTTCCGAACACGTGATCGACAAGCGGGAGTACTGCCAGCGCTGTCCGTACCTCTCGGCGCCGCCGGACGTGGCGTGCGGCCACGAGGACACCGACATCCTCGAGGTGGTCGACGCCCAGCGCTTCCGCGTCCGCGGGTGCCCGATCGTAACCGCCGACGGCAAGCCGAACTTCGCCGCCGGCGACGACCCGAACTCGGACACTGCGGCGGCCGGGACGGCAGTGTCGACTGAAACGGCCGAGGCTCCCGAGCCGACCGGGTCCCCCGCGGATTCGTCGACCGACGACGCGTAAGCCATACCGGTGCGGACCGGGTACGATCGGCCATGCAGTTTTGCGACGAGTGCGGTTCGATGATGCGCACCGATGACGGCGTGATGGTGTGTTCCGGCTGCGGCGCCACCGCCGACCGCGACGAGGAGCGCGCCGCCGAGTTCGTCTCCACCGAGGCCCAGACTCACGACGACGTGATCGAAACCGAGGAGGGCGCGAACTTCGAGGGGAAGCCCACCTCCGACGACGTGATCTGCGACGAGTGCGGCCACACCGTCGCGTGGTACACGATCAAACAGACCGGCGCCGCCGACGAGCCGCCGACGCGCTTCTTCAAGTGCACGGAGTGCGGCTACCGCTGGCGGGAGTACAACTGACGACGGGCTTTTGTCGCCGTCGTGAGAGAGCCGGATACATCGGATATGGCTCTCCGCGGTCGTCGTCAACGTCGCCGTCGGCTACCCTGAGGGCGATGTCGCCCCCGACACGGACGGGTCACAGCGTGTCGAGTAGCCACTCTCCCACGGCGTCGCCCACCTTCCCCGCCTGTCCGACGAAGAAGTGGTCGGCGGAGAACTCCCGGAGGTCGATGTCGAGTTCCCGCGCGCGCTCGACCACCGGTTCCCAGTCGGCGGTGTCGTCGCGGGTCGCGTACACCACCTGCGCGGGACAGTCGATGTCGTCCATCGCCGCCACGGCGTCGAGGTCGGACGCGAGCCGTGCGGTCGGCGCCAGCGCCGAGACGGCGTCGGCGTCGCCCTCCGCTCCGACCAGAAGCGCCAGACACCCGCCGAAGCTGAATCCGAACAGGCCGACGCGGCCGTAGCGCTCGCGCGCCCACGCGACAGCGTTGCGCGCGTCGGCGCGCTCGCCGTACCCCTCGTCCCAGTCGCCGTAGTCGAAGCGGAGGCAGTCGACGCCGCCGGCGGTCAGGACCGCCGAGACCGCCCGGAGGCGCTCGTCGCCGCGGTGGCCGCGGTGCTGCGGGTGGGGCGGGCACGCGACGACGCAGGCGTCGGCCCGGGCGTGGCTGGGATCCCCCGTATCGCCCGCGCGGTCGAGCGAGCCCCGAACGTCGCGGCCGCCGGGAACGAGTACGTCGGTCACGCGGTCGACTCCGGTCGCTCGGCTGAAAACGGTAGCGGGTGGACTGCTCGCGCGGGTGAGATTTATACGGCCAGTTCACTTACTTCGGGCCATGGGAATCCTCTCTCGCGCCTCCTACGTCGTCCGCTCGAAGCTCAACTCGATCCTCAACCGGGCGGAGGACCCCTCGGAGTCGCTCGACTACAGCTACGAGCAGATGCGCGACGAGCTTCAGGACGTGAAACAGGGCATCGCGGACCTCACCACCCAGAAGAAGCGCCTGGAGATCCAGAAGCGCCGGCTGGAGGAGAACGTCGAAAAGCACAACGAACAGGCGCGGGAGGCGGTCCAGCAGGACCGCGACGACCTCGCGCGCAAGGCGCTGGAGAAGAAGAAGTCGAAGATGACCCAGATCGAGGACCTGGAGACGCAGATCGCCGAGCTCCAGAACACCCAGGACCAACTCGTCGACAAGAAGGACGAGCTCCAGGGGCGCATCGAGGAGTTCCGTACGAAGAAGGAGACGATGAAGGCGCGCTACGAGGCCGCGGAGGCCTCGACCCGCGTCTCGGAGGCGATGTCGGGCGTCGGCGACGAGATGGGCGACGTGGCTCGCTCGATCGAGCGGGCCGAGGAGCGTACCGAGGAGATGGAGGCGCGCTCGCAGGCGATGGACGAACTGCAGGACACCGGCGCGTTCGACGACGCGCTCTCCGACGAGGACGAGATCGATCGGGAGCTCAGCTCCGGCCGCACGGACCGCGAGGTCGACGCCGAACTGGAGACGCTGCGGGCGGAAATGGGGAAGGGCTCGGCCGACGACGGCGGCGACGTCGACGCCGACGCGGCCGACGCCGCGACGGAGTCCGACGACCTCGTCGACGAGGAGGTCGAAGCCGAGCTGGAGGAGCTCCAACAGGAGGACGACGCCGACGCCTCGAATTGACATCCTCCCCGCGCTGACGGGCGAGGCGTTCTCGTTGAACTTCCGTCCCGACGGTCGTTCCCCCGCCGCACCTTCGTTCTAGCCCCGTTCTCGCCGTTCACTCCAGCCGGCGTCGACACGCTGTCCATGGCTCCGTTCATCCTCCGGGAAGGGACGAGTGTCGGAGGTCGAGCGGGACGACTGAGCCGCCGACGCGGGCGGCCCGGCACCGACAGACGAAAGTCACCCCGGGCGGAAGGGCCGGTATGAGCGATCTCGACGCGGAGGTACAGACAGCCAGCGACGTCGGCGGCGACGGGCCGCCGGTGGAGGAGAAGCCGTACAAGATAATTTTCGAGGCTAACGCCTGTTTCGGCGCGGGCAAGTGCGCGGAGGTCGCGGACAACTGGGAGATGGACATCACCAGCGGCATGGCGAAGCCGAAGTCGTACTACGTCGGCGACGACGAACTCGAGGAGAACCTTCGCGCGGCGGCGGTGTGTCCCGCGAAGAAGGACGTCGGCTGTATCCACGTCGTCGACCGCCGCACCGACGAGGAACTGGCGCCGGATCCGCACGGCGACGGAACGCTGAGCGTCGACTGGTGAGGACGCTCAGTCGTTCAGGCTGACGGTTTCCTGCCCGGCCAGTCGCGGGTTGATCCCGGAGACTGTGTGGGGACGGAAGCCCTCGACGGTGTCCCGAACGCCGAAGCTGTTCTTGAGGTTGTACGCGGGCAGGTGAGCCCGGTCCTCCAGTATCGTCGTCGTCGCCTCGGTGTACAGCCGCTTGCGTTCCTCACGGTCGGCCGACTGCCGGGCTTGCGTCAGCTTGTCGGCGACCTCCTCGTTGCGGTAGTAACAGCCGTTGGTCTCGCTTTCCACCTCGGGGTGGAACATGTAGTAGAGGTAGCCGTCGGGGTCGAACTCGTCGACCCAGCCGAGCGTGTACATGTTGTAGTCGTCCTCGTTACCGGTGGCGTACTTGTCGAGGAACGCCCCCCAGTCCAGCCGCTGGACCTCGACGTTGCTCCAGCCGGCCTCCTGAAGGCCGTTACCGACCGAGATGCCGATCTGTTCGCGCTTGTCGTCCGGCGGGACGATGATCTTCCAGGAGTAATCTTTGGAGACGCCGGCCTCCTCCAACAGCTGTGCGGCCATGTCGACGTCCTTGTCGTGGGAGATATCCGCCCAGTCGTCGGTCGGGAACTCCCAGGCGTCGGTGACCGTCTCGGGCATCGGCGCGGTCAGGCGCGTGCCAGCCGGCTCGATGTAGTTCTGGACGGCCTGGTCCATCGAGACCGCGTAGTCGATCGCCTCTCGGACCTTCGGGTCCGAGGTGGGGCCCTCGTTGCAGTTGAACGCGAGGTAGTAGTAGCCCAGTCCCTGCCGTTCTGCCACGGAGGAGCCCTCCTGGCTCTTCACGGTCGAGTACAGCTTCGGCGGCACCGTCTGGACGATGTCGAACTCGCCGTTCTTCAGCGTCGTGACCCGCGTCGTCGGCTCCTCGACGGGGCTGAAGACCGCGCCCTCGAGGCTCGGCGCGTCCCCGTGGTACTCCTCCCAGCGCTCCATGACGACCTCGTCGCCCTCGGTGGCCGACTCCAGCGTGAACGGTCCGGAGCCGACGGGGTCCCGGTTGAACGACTCCTTATTCTCCTCGCGGTACGCCTTCGGCACCGGCGCCCACGCGAGCTTGTGGCGGAACGGCCCGAAGGGGAACTTCAGGTCGAACTGGACCGTCCGGTCGTCGACGACGGTGATGGAGTCGATCATCGTGAACTCCGACCCGTTGTTGGTCTCCTCGCGTCCCGGCGCGAGGAAGGAGTACTTCACGTCCTCGGCGGTGATCGGCTCGCCGTTGTGGAACGCGATATCCTCGCGGAGTTCGACGACGTACCGCGTCGCGTCGTCGTTGACTTCCGGCTCGCCGGCGGCGAGCTGCGGAACGAGCTCGGTCCCCTCGCCGTACGTGTAGAGGTTGTCGAAGACCTGTCCGACGACCTGCAGCGAGGGAACGTCGTTGGCCTTCAGCGGGTCGAAGTCCAGCGGCGACTTCGTCTGCGCGAAGTTGAGCGTCCCGCCGGCGGTCGTCGCGGTGGTCGATTCACCGTCGCTCGTCTCGCCCGTGTCCGTTTCGGACTCGTCGCCTCCCGACCCGCCAGTGCAGCCGGCGAGGCCGACCGCGCTCGCGGTGCCGGCGCCGGCGAGGACTCGGCGTCGTGTGATCGCGTCCAGCGTTTCGTCTGTGTTGTCGCTCACGACGACAAGAGCGTCTCTGAACACGTATTTATCCATCGTTTGACGAAAATGTGACTTCTACTTTGGAAGTGGCTGTAACGTCTCTCGGGCGACCGAAATCCACTTCCACCGCCCGGCGAAACGACGACTCGCGCGAGGGTGGCTGAGCTTGGCCAAAGGCGGCGGACTTAAGATCCGCTCCCTCAGGGGTTCGAGGGTTCAAATCCCTTCCCTCGCATGAGTGGGGCCGAAGGCCCCCGAACCGTTCCGGAAGGGTTTGAAGTAGACCGGTCGCGCGCAGCGCAGCGAGCACGTCCGGACGTGGTTCAAATCCCTTCCCTCGCAGTCGCGAGAAGCACAGCGACGAGTGACGAGAATGGGTCCGTGACGGCCGTCGCAAGCCCGTCCGTCTCGCCGGCCGTCGGTTCGGCGTCCGTGTCGAACTGGCGGTGTAGCACGTCCGGATCCCCCTCGGCTCTCCTCTCTTCTTCCAGCGACCGCGGAACGACCCCAAGCGGTTTCCGTTTCTAATGAGATATAATTACCATGATCCCGGCGGACAGGCTGTCGCGTCCGGACGCGATCCTCGCGGTCATCGGCGTGAGTCTGTTCACGGCCGTACTCGCGACGACCGCGTTCGGCGTGCCGTTTCGGGTGACAGCGCTCGCGGCTTCGGTGGTCGGCGGCCTCGCCATCGCCGACGGCGTGTTCCGCGATCCGCCGACCGACGGGTGACTACCTGCACTGACGGTCGCGGTGGTGAGCCGACAGCCCTCGAGCGCGACACCGGTTCGCAGTCACACAGCGGCCGCTCGAAGGTGTGAAACGTGGGAGGAACGCGCGCCGGTGAAAAGAGCGGCGCGCGTTCCGCCCTGAATTGGTCCCCGCTGACGCTTCGGCCCTCCAGACGAAGCGTCACCTGGGTCAAGCAGGTGCGAGTACTTAACCATGTTGGCGACGGCTGTACCGTCCCTAACCGAAAGCGGTGAGCGTGCGGCGCGTACGCCCCAGCGCCGACGGCCTCGATCGTTTCTCCCAGCGTACGATCCAATTCAGCTCACTGCCGTGCGGGATGTGACGGGGCGAGCCGTGACCCGCCGCCGAGGAGTCGTTCGCGGAGGGTCTCTCCCGCCGTCGGCTCCGCGAGGAGATCTCGCGCGCGCAGCTCCGGCACGAGGAGATCGACCACGTCGTCGAGGCTCCCGGTGCGAAGCACCTCCTTCACGTTGAACCCGTCGACGCCCACCTCCTCGTGCCAGTACTGCAGTTCGTCGGTCACCTGTTCGGGCGTGCCGACCACGACCGGGGAAGTGGTTCCGAGGCCGGAGAACTGCGCGACCTCGCGGACGGTCCACTCCCGATCCGGGTCGGACTTGGTAAAGGCGTTCATCGTCCCCTGGATCGCGTCGGTCTCGATGTGCTCGATCCGCTGATCCGGATCGAGCTCGGAGAGGTCCATGTCGAGGAAGCCCGACAACAGCGCGAGCGTCGCCTCCACGTCGACGGTCTCCAGCAGGCGCTCGTACTTCGCTTCGGCGGCCTCCTCCGTCTCGGCGACGACCGGCACGACCCCCGGGAAGAACGCGAGGTCGTCGGGATCCCTGCCGAGGTCGGCGGCCCGCTCGCGCAGGTCGTCCATGTACTCACGGACGCCGTGCTCGGTGGGCTGCGAGCAGAACACCGCCTCGGCGTTGGCGGCGGCGAAGTCGCGTCCGCGGTCGGAGGAGCCCGCTTGGAAGATCACCGGCGAACGCTGCGGCGACGGCTCGCAGCCGTGCGGGCCGGGCACGTCGAAGAACTCTCCCTCGTGGTCGATCTCGTGGACCTTCGCCGGGTCGCTGAAGACGCCCGACTCCCGGTCGCGGACGACGGCGTCGTCCTCCCACGAGTCCTCCCATAGCGCGTAGCAGACGTTCATGAACTCGTCGGCGCGGTCGTACCGTGTCCCCTTGTCCATGCGCTCGTCGAGGCCGAGGTTCGCCGCCGCCGACTCCAGATACGAGGTGACGACGTTGAACGCGACGCGGCCGTCGGTGAGGTGATCGAGCGTGGAGAACTCCCGCGCGAGCTGGTACGGGTGGGTGTAGGTGGTCGACTTCGTGACCGCGAACCCGAGCGAGTCGGTCACCTCGGCCATCGCGGGCACGAGGTAGCCGGGGTCGTTCGAGGGGGTCTGGACGGCGTGCTCGATGGCCGTCTCGCGGTCGCCGCCGTACACGTCGTAGATGCCGCGCACGTCGGCGAAGAAGACTGCCGCGAAGCCGCCCCGTTCGGCGGTTCTCGCTACGTCGGTCCAGTACTCCCTGTCTTTGTACTCGCCGGAGCGGTCCGCCGGGTGGGTCCACGACCCGGGGGAGACGTGCTCCACGGAGTTCATCGTGAAGAGGTTGAGATGGATGCCGTCGCTCATTGATCTGCGTGTGTGGTCGTGGGGTGGTAAACGGGGTGGAGTCGGCCGAGTGTGCCTGTATTCGGATCGTTCAGTGGTGGTGGGGGTCTGGTCGTTGTTGTTGTGGGTGTGGTATAGCGGATGGTCCAGCAGTGGATACGACCGCGAAAGCACCCTTTCAGTCCCGCCCACCGCAACCGCGACCTCACCCTCCCCAGCCGACTCACTCAGGCTTCGGAAGACTCGCTTCGCTCGTCTTCCGTGTTCTCGTTCGCTCCGCTCACGAGAACTTCGCCCTCGTTCGTCCCTCGCACGCGTCCGGCGGACACGGAGGTCCGCCGGCGCGCGCCACCACGTTTCGCGCGCACCGGGCAAACGATCCCGATGCTCAGTCTGTCCGACCGCAGGTGGGACTGAAAGGGGCCGGGCGGCTGCGGGAAGGCGCGGCGGGCGCACCGACCGCAGCCGCTCGAGGGATTTCGCGGCCGCCACCACGCCTGTGGCCGCCGCTGTCCCGTTCTCTGCGAGGGATACGACGCATCCACAGAATCCGGCCGATCCGACCGCGTGGGTCCGATTTATCACCCGCGGTCGCACATCTGCGTTCATGTACGACCGCGTCGCTGTCCTCGCTCACGAGAAGTTTCCGGACCGCTCGAAGACCGCCAACGGGATCATCCGCTACGCCGACTACGAGGTCGCCGGGGTCCTCGACCGCGACCGCGCCGGCGAGCACGTCGCCGATCACCTGCCGGACGTGCCCGATGCACCGATCGTCGAGTCGTTCGCCGACGTGCCCGGCGACGTGGACGCGCTGATCGTCGGAATCGCGCCCATCGGCGGCGGCTTCGACGAGTCGTGGCGTCCGGACGTGCGCGCGGCCATCGAGGCCGGCTGCGACGTGATATCGGGCCTTCACTACTTCCTCAACGACGACGACGAGTTCGCCGAACTCGCGGCCGAACACGGCGTCGACCTCCGGGACGTCCGGAGGCCCCACGACGACCTCACCGTCGCAGGGGGACGCTCTGACGAGGTGAGCGCGGACGTGGTCCTGACCGTCGGGACCGACTGCTCGGTCGGCAAGATGACCGCGACGATGGAGATCGTCGAGGCCGCCCGCGAGGCCGGGATCGACGCCTGTGCGATCCCGACCGGCCAGACCGGGATCATGATCGAGGGGTGGGGCAACCCCGTCGATCGCGTCGTCTCGGACTTCACCGCCGGCGCCGTCGAGGAGATGATCCTCGAGAAGGGCGACGAGCACGACTTGCTCGTCGTCGAGGGCCAGGGAAGCATCGTCCACCCCGCCTACTCGGCGGTCACCTGCGGCATCCTCCACGGCGCGATGGCCGACGAACTGGTTCTGTGTCACGCCGCCGGGCGCGAGGCGATCCACGGCTACGAGGACACTGCACTCCCGCCGATCGAGGAGTACGTCGACCTCTACGAGTCGCTTTCGGCGCCCGTCCACGAAAGCGAGGTCGTCGCCGGCGCGCTCAACACCGCCGACCTCGCGGACGATACCGCCGCCCGGGACGCGGTCGACGAGTTCGCCGACGCGATCGACGCGCCCGCGACGGACCTCATCCGGTTCGGCGCCGAGGCGGTCGTGGAGGCGATCCGATGACGTCGTCCCCCTCGCTCTCTGCCTCCTTCGAGCGCGTCTCGCTCCCGCTGGAACACGACTTCACCATCTCCCGGGGGACCACCACCGCAGCCGAGAACGTGCTCGTCCGCATCGAGGACGAGGATGGCATGATCGGCGTCGGCGCGGCCGCCCCCTCGGCCCACTACGGCGAGACCGCGGACACGGTCGTCGCGGTGCTGCCGGACCTGCTCGCCGAGGTCGAGACCGTCGGCGACCCCCACGCCATCGCGGAGATCGAGGAGCGCATGGAGGCGGTCGTCGCCGACAACCCCGCCGCCAGGTGTGCGGTGAGCATCGCGCTCCACGATCTGGCGGCGAAACGGCTCGGCGCTCCACTGTACCGTCTGTGGGGGCTGAACTCGGCGGACACGCCGGACACGTCCTACACCATCGGGATCGACGACACCGACGTGATGCGCGAGAAGACGGCGACCGCCGTCGAGACGGGCCACTCGACGCTCAAGCTAAAACTCGGCACCGACCGCGACCGCGAAGTCGTGGAGGCGGTCCGTGAGGAGGCGCCCGACGCGACCCTCCGCGTCGACGCCAACGAGGCGTGGACGCCCCGCGAGACCGCCCGCAAGAGCGAGTGGCTCGCGGATCTGGGCGTCGAGTTCATCGAGCAGCCGATCCCCGCGAGCGACCCGGCGGGGCTGAAGGACGCCTTCGAGCGCTCGGTCCTCCCGATCGCCGCGGATGAGTCGTGCGTCACGCTCGCGGACATCCCGCAGATCGCGGACCGGTGCGACATCGCGAACCTGAAGCTGATGAAATGTGGCGGCCTGCTGGAGGCCAAACGGATGATCCACGCGGCCCGTGCGCACGGGCTCGAAGTCATGCTCGGCTGCATGGTCGAGTCGAACGCCGCCATCGCCGCCGGCTGTCACCTCGGGCCGTTGCTCGACTACGCCGACCTCGACGGGAGTCTGTTGCTCGCGGACGGCGCGGACCCGTTCGATGGCGTGCCGATGCCGGAGGGGCGGATCGATCTGGCGGCGGTCGACCGGCCCGGGACGGGTGCGGTCGAATGAGTGAGCGCCCGACGGGAGCGAAGCGAGAGCGAGCGATCGAACTGACTGGCTCCGTGTAGCGCAGTCGCGTGCCGGCCGAAGGCTGATACTATTTGCTGGGAGACTTCCCGTATGACCGACCCGCGGCGGGAGAACCGCCGGTTGTGGGACGAGTGGAGCGACACCTTCCAGTCGTACTGGAACGCGAACGCCGCCGAGGGGGAGTTGCCGCCCGCGCCGTCGCCGTTCGACACCGACCGGCCGGGCGGGATGCGTCCCGACCCGCTCGATTCGGTCGAGGAAACGGACTACGTCGAACTCGGTTGTGGCGGCGGCCAAGGGAGCGTCGGCACCGCCCGACTCGGCGCCGACACGGTCGTTGGTGTCGACTTCTCCCGCGAGCAACTCCGGCACGCCCGGCGCCTGCGCGACTTCTACGGCGTCGACGCCCGGTTCGTGCAGGGCGACGTGACCGACCTCCCGCTGCCGGACGACGCCTTCGATCTGGCCTCCTCGGAGGCGGCGTTCCAGATGGTGCCGGACCTCGACCGGGCGCTCGCCGAGGTCCGTCGCGTCCTCCGCGACGGCGGCGTGTTCGTGCTCGGCCTCCCGCATCCGCTGTACGAGGCGCTCGACGCGGAGTCGCGGACGCTGGAGGGGAACTACCTCGACCCCGGGCCGCGCGAGGTCACGGTCGACGAGGGGTACGAGTCGACGCTGGTCGTGTTCGACCGCACGGTCGCCGACGTGTACAACGCGCTCCGCGACGCCGGGTTCGAGGTCACACGGATGCTGGAACACGTGAACGACCCGGTCGCGGACACCGATCCCGCGGAGAGCGACCGCCCCGACGTGCTGTGGGAAGTGCCGCGCAGCGTGCGGTTCCGGGCGGTCGCACGCTGACCCGCACGGCCACCGTCGCCGTGGCCGTGAGAGATAGCGGCTATGAGGGCCCTCGAAACCTACGCCCCGTCGCCGACCAGTTCCTCGTACTGCGCGCCGGTCTGCTTCAGCGTCGCCGTCGAGTAGAGCCGCTCGTGGTCGAACGGGAGGTGGTCGGCGGCGAGTTCGTCGATCTTGGCGTCGACGGCGTCGGCCTCGCGGCCGTGGACCATGGTGAAGAGGTTGTACTCCCAGTCCCGCTCGGGCCGGCGCGGCCGATGGTAACACAGCGTCACGTACGGGAGTTCGCCCACGGACTCCCCCAGTTCGTCCAGCCGGTCGTCCGGCACGTTCCACACGACCATGCAGTTGTTCCGGAAGCCGGTGACGATATGGTTGACGACGCAGCCGACGCGCTTGATGCAGCCGTCCGCCAGCAGGCGCTCGATCGCCGCGAGCACGTCCGACACGTCGGCGTCGACCGCCTCCGCCACGGCGCGGTACGGCGTCGCCGACAGCGGGAACCCGTCCTGGATCTCGACGAGCAGTGCCCGGTCCAACTCCGAGAGGTCGCCGGTCGCGTTCTCGGAGATCCGGGTCGCCCCGGCGTCCGTCGACTCCAGCGATTCTCTCGCGAACGCGTCGTCGTTCCAGACGGGAAACTCCAGGTCGATGTAGTAGTCCGTCAGCATCGGGAGGTTCAGCACCTCGCGGCCGGTTCGATCCTCGATCTCCGCGAGGATCCGGTCGCGCGTCTCCCGGCTGGCGGCGGTGACGACGAACCACTGGTTCCACTCGTGGTCGCGGCGGTAGTTGTGGTTCACCTGGCGGTAGCCGTTGATCGTCTCCGCGACCTCCTCGAAGCGGTCCTCGGGCGCCGAGACGGCCGCCAGCGTCGACGAGCCGATCACCGGCGGGTTGAGCACCGCGCCGAACCGCCGGAACACGCCGCGCTCGCGGAGCCGTTTCACCCGATCGAGCGCCTCCTCTTCGTCGATCCCGAGTTCCTCGCCGACGATCCGGAACGGCCGCTCGGCGACGGGGAAGCCGCTCTGGTAGTCGTCGATCAGTCGCGCGTCGACGTCGTCGAGACCGGCGCGCCAGTCGTCGGCCGGGTCCGCCTCCGCGCCATCGCCCTCGGCGCCACTCATTGGCCGTCGTAGGGACCGGCGGCACCTACCGGTTTCGCTCGCGGCCGTCCCGTGCGGCCTTCGAGCAACCGGGTGGTTTTTGCGCCGAACGCCCGTGTGTTCGGACATGGCGAAGGCGACCACCGAGGAGGACGAGACGTTCGGCGAGTGGCCGCTCAAGCGGCTCATGACCGAGGTCTGTGGCTCCGGCCCGAAGTCGGCCGACGACATGACCCGCGCGCAGGCGACCGAGGCCATGCGCCGGATCTTCGCGGGCGAACCCGACCACACGACGCTGGGGGCTTTCTGGCTGGCGAACCGCTGGAAGCGCAACAACCCCGAGGAACTGGCCGCGTACGTCGACGAGATGTGCTCGCGCGTCGAGTACGTCGAACCCGACGCCGACCCCGTCGACTGCGGCGCAAACTACGACGGGAAAGGCGAGACGGCGATCCTCGGCGCCGCCGCGGGCATCGTGGCCGCCGGCGCCGGCACGCCCGTGGTGGTCCACTCGGGCGACCGTGTGCCCACCCAGAAGCAGGACGCCTACAAGCACGTCCTCGACGAACTCGGCGTTCGGACGGCGATCGACCTCGCGGAGTCCGCCGAGATGGTCGACGAGACCGGGTTCGGGTTCTACTATCAGCCGGCGTTCAACCCCGCGATCGACGACCTGTGGGAGCGCCGCGACATGATGGGCGTCCGGTCGTTCGTCAACACGATCGAGACGCTCGCCAACCCCGCGGGCGCCTCGACGCACCTCGGCTCCTTTTACCACCTCGCGTTCGCGAAGAAGGTGGTCGACACCTTCGCCGAGAGCGAGTTCCACGACCTCGACCGCGTCATCATGTTCCAGGGGATGGAGGGGTACGACGACATCCGCCCCGGCTACACCAAAGTGGCTGAATGGAACGCAGGGAGCGATGCCACCGGCGAAGACGGGAGCGAGAGCGACTCGTTCACCGACTACGAGATCGAGACGCCCGAGTACGGCATGGACTTCGAGGAGGCGGACCTGGAGGTCGACGACGTCGCCGTCGACTCGGCAGCGCTCACCGAGGAGGTCGTCACGGGCGAGCGCGACGATCACTGGCGCGACGCGGTCGCGCTCAACGCGGCGTTCCGGATCTACGCGCGCGACGACGTCGACAGCATCGAGGAGGGGCTGGAGGCGGCCCGGGCCGCCATCGACGACGGTTCCGCGGCGGCGGTGCTCGACGATATCCGCGCGTTCTGAGGCGCGCGGTTGCGCGAGCGAAGCGAGCGCAACCGCGGAAGAACGGCGGAGCGGTCTTCGTGCCGCTCCGCCCACGAACAGTGTGCGGTCGAGCGAGCGAAGCGAGCGCAACCGCGGAAGAACGGCGGAGCGGTCTTCGTGCCGCTCCGCCCACGAACAGTGCGGTCGAGCGAGCGAAACC
This genomic interval carries:
- a CDS encoding class I SAM-dependent methyltransferase, yielding MTDPRRENRRLWDEWSDTFQSYWNANAAEGELPPAPSPFDTDRPGGMRPDPLDSVEETDYVELGCGGGQGSVGTARLGADTVVGVDFSREQLRHARRLRDFYGVDARFVQGDVTDLPLPDDAFDLASSEAAFQMVPDLDRALAEVRRVLRDGGVFVLGLPHPLYEALDAESRTLEGNYLDPGPREVTVDEGYESTLVVFDRTVADVYNALRDAGFEVTRMLEHVNDPVADTDPAESDRPDVLWEVPRSVRFRAVAR
- a CDS encoding anthranilate phosphoribosyltransferase, translating into MAKATTEEDETFGEWPLKRLMTEVCGSGPKSADDMTRAQATEAMRRIFAGEPDHTTLGAFWLANRWKRNNPEELAAYVDEMCSRVEYVEPDADPVDCGANYDGKGETAILGAAAGIVAAGAGTPVVVHSGDRVPTQKQDAYKHVLDELGVRTAIDLAESAEMVDETGFGFYYQPAFNPAIDDLWERRDMMGVRSFVNTIETLANPAGASTHLGSFYHLAFAKKVVDTFAESEFHDLDRVIMFQGMEGYDDIRPGYTKVAEWNAGSDATGEDGSESDSFTDYEIETPEYGMDFEEADLEVDDVAVDSAALTEEVVTGERDDHWRDAVALNAAFRIYARDDVDSIEEGLEAARAAIDDGSAAAVLDDIRAF
- a CDS encoding Lrp/AsnC family transcriptional regulator, coding for MSGAEGDGAEADPADDWRAGLDDVDARLIDDYQSGFPVAERPFRIVGEELGIDEEEALDRVKRLRERGVFRRFGAVLNPPVIGSSTLAAVSAPEDRFEEVAETINGYRQVNHNYRRDHEWNQWFVVTAASRETRDRILAEIEDRTGREVLNLPMLTDYYIDLEFPVWNDDAFARESLESTDAGATRISENATGDLSELDRALLVEIQDGFPLSATPYRAVAEAVDADVSDVLAAIERLLADGCIKRVGCVVNHIVTGFRNNCMVVWNVPDDRLDELGESVGELPYVTLCYHRPRRPERDWEYNLFTMVHGREADAVDAKIDELAADHLPFDHERLYSTATLKQTGAQYEELVGDGA
- a CDS encoding dipeptide epimerase: MTSSPSLSASFERVSLPLEHDFTISRGTTTAAENVLVRIEDEDGMIGVGAAAPSAHYGETADTVVAVLPDLLAEVETVGDPHAIAEIEERMEAVVADNPAARCAVSIALHDLAAKRLGAPLYRLWGLNSADTPDTSYTIGIDDTDVMREKTATAVETGHSTLKLKLGTDRDREVVEAVREEAPDATLRVDANEAWTPRETARKSEWLADLGVEFIEQPIPASDPAGLKDAFERSVLPIAADESCVTLADIPQIADRCDIANLKLMKCGGLLEAKRMIHAARAHGLEVMLGCMVESNAAIAAGCHLGPLLDYADLDGSLLLADGADPFDGVPMPEGRIDLAAVDRPGTGAVE